In the genome of Phlebotomus papatasi isolate M1 chromosome 2, Ppap_2.1, whole genome shotgun sequence, one region contains:
- the LOC129802565 gene encoding uncharacterized protein LOC129802565: MPYLRKCCCCFSLKTGGVILGWLGAVTSFLVLVVTIIALCNVDVLVKMIMEHAQDNEVTSDAIKAYLQIGLGVYIAMSLVALISASLLIAGAVRRNRYLLLPWLISGAINLAVGLIITMVQVAMTMSENVAEGFITLVFMLVMYGFGVYIWLAIMSLFQELRQEECNGVGAAALIYKAPPANDGLPAYSGLA; this comes from the exons ATGCCTTATCTGCGGAAGTGCTGTTGCTGCTTCTCCCTTAAGACTGGAGGAGTCATTCTGGGATGGCTGGGAGCTGTTACTAGCTTTCTTGTGCTCGTAGTTACCATCATTGCGCTGTGCAATGTCGATGTTTTAGTTAAAATGATCATGGAACATGCTCAAGATAATGAAGTTACATCAGATGCCATCAAAGCCT ACCTTCAAATTGGCCTCGGGGTGTACATTGCAATGTCCTTGGTTGCATTGATATCAGCATCCCTGCTAATCGCTGGTGCAGTTCGACGCAATCGCTATCTTCTCCTGCCGTGGCTCATCTCAGGAGCCATCAATCTCGCCGTGGGTCTCATCATTACCATGGTCCAGGTGGCTATGACAATGTCAGAGAACGTTGCAGAAGGCTTCATCACGCTCGTCTTCATGTTGGTGATGTACGGCTTTGGGGTCTATATCTGGCTGGCCATCATGTCCCTCTTCCAGGAATTGCGCCAGGAAGAATGCAACGGAGTTGGTGCTGCAGCTCTTATCTACAAAGCTCCACCAGCCAATGATGGACTACCAGCATACTCAGGCCTTGCCTAA